A window of Thermomicrobiales bacterium contains these coding sequences:
- a CDS encoding ABC transporter substrate-binding protein: protein MTPRGGWQSSLRRRHSRRAILRAAGLLTGAGLLAACRGEASPTAVGETPTATPTEVSVEGLITSVEGYDNPTIWAGREITVTSWGGEYQDAQQRAIVEPFQRLTGARVTVAESDIDALKNQVGSGDVSWDVCDVLLEDVLPLANLGMLEELDYNVIQTMGIDQGIRFDHAIGSAYYSTILAYSSDRWPDAAPPSGWEDFWNLERWQGTRGLHRQAQTTLEFALIADGVSLSDLYPIDVDRAFASLDRIRDSITLWWEQGAQPAQLLNSGDIDMVAAWHSRIERVRQDGVPVQIQWNGGALSGDAWVIPKGSQNRDVAMDFINFATRPEVCAAFASLAPFGPVNVHAFDLMDADVARQAPSYPENRALQFIVNFDWWFKHQEQVSEQFETWLATKPD, encoded by the coding sequence GTGACGCCCCGGGGTGGATGGCAATCGTCACTCCGTCGGCGACACTCCCGACGAGCCATCCTGCGTGCGGCCGGCCTCCTGACGGGGGCCGGCCTGCTTGCCGCTTGCCGCGGAGAGGCATCACCTACGGCGGTTGGCGAGACACCGACGGCGACACCCACCGAAGTATCAGTTGAGGGCCTGATCACGTCGGTCGAGGGCTACGACAATCCGACCATCTGGGCCGGGCGCGAGATAACGGTGACGAGCTGGGGCGGCGAGTATCAGGACGCTCAGCAGCGTGCGATCGTCGAGCCATTTCAGCGTCTGACCGGCGCGCGGGTGACGGTGGCCGAATCGGACATCGACGCACTGAAGAATCAGGTAGGCTCTGGCGACGTGTCGTGGGATGTCTGCGACGTGCTGCTAGAGGACGTGCTGCCGCTCGCCAATCTCGGCATGCTCGAAGAGCTCGACTACAACGTCATCCAGACGATGGGGATTGATCAGGGCATCAGATTCGACCATGCCATCGGCTCGGCATACTACTCAACGATCCTCGCCTATTCGAGCGATCGTTGGCCCGACGCAGCGCCCCCGAGTGGCTGGGAAGATTTCTGGAACCTGGAGCGCTGGCAGGGAACGCGTGGTCTGCATCGTCAGGCACAGACGACGCTGGAATTTGCGCTGATCGCCGATGGGGTTTCGCTCAGTGATCTGTATCCGATTGATGTCGATCGCGCATTCGCTTCGCTGGATCGGATTCGCGACTCCATCACCTTGTGGTGGGAGCAGGGCGCGCAACCAGCGCAACTGCTGAACTCGGGCGACATCGACATGGTTGCGGCCTGGCACTCGCGCATCGAGCGGGTGCGGCAGGATGGCGTGCCGGTGCAGATTCAGTGGAACGGCGGCGCGCTGTCCGGAGACGCCTGGGTCATCCCGAAGGGCAGCCAGAACCGCGATGTCGCAATGGACTTCATCAACTTCGCAACACGACCAGAAGTCTGCGCCGCGTTCGCGTCGCTGGCACCGTTTGGTCCGGTCAACGTGCATGCATTCGATCTTATGGACGCCGATGTCGCGCGCCAGGCGCCATCCTATCCAGAGAATCGCGCACTGCAATTCATCGTGAACTTCGACTGGTGGTTCAAGCACCAAGAGCAGGTCAGCGAGCAATTCGAAACCTGGCTCGCAACGAAGCCCGACTAA
- a CDS encoding MerR family transcriptional regulator, with translation MDSAEPRFSLAELEESSGLNERTIRYYIAQGLMPAAMGRGRSRYYTPEHLQILMQIATLREQRLSIDEIRERLEQPAAPPELDSDRWQRVRLRHDLELHIREDAPTGVRELAARIAALSASWFGEDDEHE, from the coding sequence GTGGATTCCGCAGAACCGCGCTTCAGCCTGGCAGAGCTTGAAGAATCAAGCGGACTAAATGAACGCACAATTCGATACTACATCGCACAGGGACTGATGCCTGCGGCGATGGGCCGCGGTCGGTCGCGCTATTACACGCCGGAGCATCTCCAGATCCTGATGCAGATCGCGACACTGCGTGAGCAACGCCTGAGCATCGACGAGATCCGCGAACGGCTTGAGCAACCTGCCGCCCCGCCGGAGCTGGATAGCGACCGCTGGCAACGGGTGCGACTGCGCCACGACCTGGAACTGCACATTCGCGAGGACGCACCGACCGGAGTCCGCGAGCTCGCCGCGCGCATCGCCGCGCTGAGCGCAAGCTGGTTCGGCGAGGACGACGAGCACGAGTAA
- a CDS encoding amidohydrolase family protein, with protein sequence MTPSLEQWQRAIRIAQQLEHADVCLRGGQVLNVFTGELERADVAIADGRIVGVGDYPDANSSIDVHGAVVAPSFIDGHIHTESSLLWITQFARAVVPHGTGAIVTDPHEIVNVAGLAGFNALVDASRNLPIDIHFTVPSCVPASPHETSGAIMTADLIASALENDATVGLGELMSFPGVLAGDVEIHERLRVSDGRLRDGHAPGLRGRDLDAYALSGITSDHESAELEEGREKLRRGIFLMLREGSSARNALDLLPLVNDTTWPRCCFASDDRDCAMLLGDGHMNATLRKVVAAGLDPIRRHPDVHHHNRRILATRSHRCYRARLTGRIW encoded by the coding sequence GTGACACCATCACTGGAGCAGTGGCAACGAGCGATTCGGATTGCCCAGCAGCTTGAGCATGCCGACGTTTGCCTGCGTGGCGGACAGGTGCTCAACGTCTTCACCGGCGAGCTGGAACGCGCCGACGTGGCGATTGCCGATGGACGGATCGTCGGTGTTGGCGATTACCCGGATGCCAACTCCAGCATTGACGTCCACGGCGCGGTCGTCGCCCCATCGTTCATCGATGGCCACATCCACACCGAGAGCTCGCTGCTCTGGATCACGCAATTCGCGCGAGCCGTCGTCCCGCACGGTACCGGCGCAATCGTCACCGACCCGCACGAGATCGTGAACGTCGCCGGGCTCGCCGGGTTCAACGCGCTCGTTGATGCATCGCGCAACTTGCCGATCGACATCCACTTCACCGTGCCGTCCTGCGTCCCGGCCAGTCCGCACGAGACATCCGGCGCGATCATGACCGCCGACCTGATCGCGAGCGCGCTAGAAAACGACGCCACCGTCGGACTCGGTGAGCTGATGAGCTTCCCCGGTGTGCTTGCGGGTGACGTCGAGATCCACGAGCGCTTACGGGTCTCGGACGGACGACTTCGCGACGGCCACGCGCCTGGCCTGCGCGGCCGTGATCTCGACGCCTACGCGCTCTCCGGCATCACCAGCGACCACGAGTCTGCCGAGCTTGAGGAGGGCCGCGAGAAGCTACGGCGCGGCATCTTCCTGATGCTCCGCGAAGGCTCCAGCGCACGTAACGCGCTCGATCTGCTGCCACTGGTCAATGACACCACCTGGCCGCGCTGCTGCTTCGCCAGCGACGACCGCGACTGCGCCATGCTCCTCGGTGACGGACACATGAACGCCACGCTGCGCAAGGTCGTCGCCGCCGGCCTCGACCCGATCCGGCGCCATCCAGATGTGCACCATCACAACCGCCGAATACTGGCGACTCGATCGCACCGGTGCTATCGCGCCCGGCTTACTGGGCGAATCTGGTGA
- a CDS encoding BtpA/SgcQ family protein, whose amino-acid sequence MPKLIGVVHLPALPGSPRSRLNLDTCIDFARRDALALVEGGADGVIVENFNDAPFFARSVPPITVATMAVICRELRRDIPVEMGVNVLRNDAAAALSIAVASGATFVRVNVHTGAMLTDQGLIEGQAAETLRLRRALGAESVKIYADVLVKHAVALGPQRMHDAVSDAVERGLADAIIVTGSATGAVASPDDVREAADASGVPVYVGSGITAGNVSDYVPPAEGVIVGSWLKTDGVVANPVDIARVRKLRGLL is encoded by the coding sequence ATGCCAAAACTGATCGGCGTCGTGCACTTGCCGGCCCTGCCGGGCAGTCCGCGATCCCGCCTCAACCTCGACACCTGCATCGACTTCGCCCGCCGCGATGCGCTTGCACTGGTTGAAGGCGGTGCGGACGGCGTGATCGTCGAGAACTTTAACGACGCGCCGTTCTTTGCGCGCAGCGTTCCACCGATAACGGTCGCCACAATGGCTGTGATCTGTCGTGAGCTGCGGCGTGACATCCCGGTAGAGATGGGTGTGAACGTCCTGCGCAACGACGCTGCAGCAGCATTGTCGATCGCGGTTGCTTCTGGCGCGACGTTCGTGCGAGTCAACGTGCATACCGGCGCGATGCTGACCGATCAGGGGTTGATTGAGGGACAGGCGGCCGAGACCTTGCGGCTGCGACGCGCGCTCGGCGCTGAGTCGGTGAAGATCTATGCCGACGTGCTGGTGAAGCATGCTGTCGCGCTCGGACCGCAGCGCATGCACGATGCGGTTTCCGACGCCGTTGAGCGCGGGTTGGCGGACGCCATTATCGTGACCGGCAGTGCTACCGGTGCTGTGGCTAGTCCAGACGATGTCCGGGAGGCGGCCGACGCATCCGGCGTGCCCGTTTACGTGGGGTCGGGCATTACAGCCGGCAACGTTTCAGACTACGTGCCGCCGGCCGAGGGCGTCATCGTCGGGTCGTGGTTGAAGACGGACGGCGTCGTCGCAAATCCGGTTGATATTGCGCGTGTTCGCAAGCTTCGAGGGTTGCTGTAG